Genomic window (Marmota flaviventris isolate mMarFla1 chromosome X, mMarFla1.hap1, whole genome shotgun sequence):
ACCAAGTACTCCAGGTTTGTAACAAGGAATTCAACACCTCATGGTGCAAGTGTAGACCCCTGCCCAGAGCTTAGTGCATGGAGAATGCTCACGCTGCCCACGCTCTGGGTGCACCTGCATTCTGTGCTGTGCTTCACCCACGCACTTCTGGTTGCAGGTCCTCTACATTACCTCAGGTGTTCCCTGTGCTGGGCTTCTGCTGTGGACCAGGGTGAGATTCCACCCTTCCcctgcctccttctcctcccacctgcCCTTTCTTTCTCTAGAAATATTGACCTGATTTCTTGTTGAGAAATAATCCAATTTGATTGCCAAATAACAGAGCACCAGGACAGATGGAGGGCGTTGTGGCTCTTCTTTTAAACCATGATTTGTGGATGTTCTGGGAGGTGTATGTGTCCCGAATATTGAAAATGACTTCTAATAATGGGCTCTATTCTCATATCATACTTTGATATTGATTTCTCCTGTCTTCCCCTTCATAACCACCTTTATCTTCAGCaccattttaggaaataaaataaaccattttgAGGAGCGCTAAAATATCATGGGGCTAGGGACCtcacctcctcttcctcatgCATAAGTGGCCCCTGCCTCATGTTTCTGCAGTCTGGCTAAGAAATCTGCTTACAAAAAACTGGTGACTGACCAGTTCACACCCCAAAAGAGGTCAAGGGCTGGCAGTCCCACAGCCTCTCTGACTGTCATGCAGGTGCCTCCTCCTGAGTCTGGTTCTTGCTGGATTCTGCCTCCTCCCACTGACTTAGCTGCTCAGTCCATGATCCATTTGCAGCTTTGGATCAGTTGTGACATGAAAGACCTCCAGGGGTTGTAATAATGGTAGACTGGCTGGGACATGTGTGACAGCTCAGTGTTCCCTCACATCTCAGACCTGCATGGTGCACTCTGGAGTTATCTAACCTTCAGTCACCCTCAGGTGCCTTAGCTGTGTATTACCTTTGTGTCAACCAGGCATGCTAGAATTCACCAGAATGTTTAAATTGAATCATAATGTATATTTGAAATGTGAATCACCCTTTCAGTGTGTTAATTACCCAATGGATGTCCATCCTAGGCAAAATTTGCTGCAAATCACATTCTGACATAGAGGTAAATGAGCAGGCCCTGTATGCCCTGTATCCAGACTGGTGATATATCAATCCTGCTTCACTCAGTACTTGCTGCCTGGCTAATGTGGTGAGTATCCTATCCTAACTTTGCTTGAGTTTGATTTTTTTGGCGGGGAGGTACTGGGCATTGTATTCAGGGgttatctaccactgagctacatgcttaaccctttgtatttttgtaatatttttagaagatgcaaatgatacctttattttattcatttatttttatgtcatgctgaggattgggcccagtgccttgcatgtgctacacaagcactctaccactgaggtacaactccagccccctttgtatttttttttttaattttgagttagggtcttgctaaattgctgagggtagcctcaaacttgatcatcctgctttagcctcccaagtagctggaattacaagggtgtaccactgtgcctggttctgaatttaataatctttaaaatggagaaaacattCATTCCTCATTCATGGATGTGCTGTGAGTATCAATTGAGGTGATTACAAACGACCATGTCATGCAGCCTTGCATTTCCTACTTTagtcatttgcattttccttaattttatctatttatttttaacttataagTGCtcaagagaggagagagagagattgtgatCTTCTGGCAGTGTGTgataaagaaaagattttattttctttcttatttatttatttattttttggtaccaaggattgaaccctggtgTGCTTATCTACTCTgccacattcctagtcctttttattgtttatttagagaaagggccttgctaagttgctgagactggctttgaacttgtgacccttctgccttagcctccagaccggctaggattacaggcatgcgtcactggGTCCAGCAAGATATTTCTTGTGGAAACACTGCATGGACCTGTCTGTGTTTTGATCAGGAAGCCTCTGTTGGCTGCTGTGTGTGCTGGCCCTATGCAGCAAGTGTGCCAGGAGAGTGTCTGTCTCCTCAGCAGATGGACTTTCTCTCTTCACCTAATACACTGTATTCCTAGAACACAGAAAATTATACCAGTTACCAAGAATGCAGTGCCTTCTCTGGCCCAACCCAAGCAGCAGCATTATAAAAGttgaagcaggggctggggctgtagctcagtgtcagagcacttgcctagcatgtgtaagtcactggatttgatcctgcacagcacataaaaaataaataaataaaggcatgctgtccatctacaactattaaaaaaaattgaaaacaaaaagttgaagCAGGAGCACGGCAAGGGCTCATTCATGTTTTTACTGTTGGGTCACTGGCTGCTAGTGGAGAATGGTGCCAGGATGAAAAGGGGGAAGCATGgggacaggaggctgatgcaatATTCCAGGCttaaggtggtggtggtgagttCTGAGGTGTTTCAGGAAACGGGAGAGGTGTGCGATATTGTTCTGAGGTGGAGTCAGCAGGGTTTGCTGACAGATTGGATATGTGGAGTTGAAGGAGATGACAGTGTACAATCATATCTCCTTGACCCTCATAAATACCTGTGAGGTGGACACTGTAGATATACCTGTTCTATAGATGAGGAAGTTGAGGGTCAGACCAATTCATCCCATGTCCAGGACATGCGGGGATACAGGCTTTAGACCTGTGCTCCTCCCTGCCACTCCCACAACTGGTGATCCTTTCTAGCTCCTCACAACACGCACCTCTTCCTATGCTTTTTTCTCTTatcagtgttcttttttttctccttcttctctcttccttgcctagggatagaacccaagggTCTCATTTGTCCCATTTGGTGGCGTTCAATTATTTGGACAAGTGGCTGAACCCTGATGTCCTGATATCCTGTATGCTACAATGTGCAGAGGCCTGCCCATGCTCAGAATCACCCTGAAGACCAGAACTACCTCTATTGTTTGTCTACAGACTCAAAATTTTGCCTCTTTCTATATGCtgacaaaaagtttttaaaaatcaagtaaccAGTTTTTACAGACAGAATTTTTAGAACGTGAGTGTGACACCACTTGGACAAAATAAGGAACGTATTCATTGTCTACCTTCAGAAACATCCTCCATATCCTTTCTCATGACAGACTCTCTTGGTTATTAGATTTGTTGCAGTAGAGATGTTAGACAGTTATGAAGCCCTATGGTGCAGAAGGTACCCCAAGTCTGGTAAGATTCATATCAATAGATATGCCAGGTCCTCATTGGTGATTTGTGGCAGATATGTGCTTACTGGGACTCTACTTGTACCAGcccccagaattttttttcagtaggGCCATTCCTGTGCTTGAATCCTGCTTGCTTGTCCTAGTAGCACTATTTTCCATAAGTATAGGGCTCTCTTCCCTAGCCAAAGATATTCAAACTCAAGACTAGCATGTTTAAATAGCATTTATTCTCATCCAAagtttctctaattttttaaatgcctccATCATCATACTTAACTAaagataaatctttttaaaaaaatgtttttttagttgtagttggtacaatatctttatttatttatttttatgtggtgctgaggatcaaacccagtacctcacatatgcaaggcaaatgctctaccactgagctacagtcccagcctcAAGATAAATCTTTTTAAAGGTCAGAAAGCATCAGCTAGTCAGCAAATAGCTGTCttgaaaaagttcattttttctgTGGTTTGGAGTTCACATATGCAGGATGAGGTATTAACACAGGAATATTTTTATGAATCATGGGGATTGGCCTGCAGTTCCATGTTTCTATCACTTTGTGTTCCAAATAAGCTTCTCAAGCTTATAAGAGTTTTCTATATTGACATCTCCTCCCCACACCCTACAAACTCACTACAAACCTTTTGTCTGCATTGATTGTAGCTGGGCAATATCCtcctcatatttatttctttaacagACTCTTTTACCTTCACTACAACAGAGGGAAAGATCCTATGCACTGTAAGCATCCTTGGATGTGATCAGCCCTGAGCAAGTTACACTTGGGTCTCCAATGTAAACTGAGCATCAAGAATGTGGTGTATTTGTACTTCCTAAAGGACTCAAGAGGTTTTTCTTTTAAGGGTGTGTCTTGCCACATGATCCCACAGGGGTGCTTATAGGAGCTTGGCTTTGCTTTCAGGGTCCTTGTAAGAACTCTGTATGCAACCTCCTAGTGGGTCAGGTCAGTTTAATTCCTAGCCTTAGGCAGGTTGTGAATTATGGAGAGCAAGGCTAAAATTCTCTAGATGTTCACACAAGGGGTCCTGTGGTCAGTGTGAaatctcccctcctcccctctagCTCTGAGTCATCTTGGAATCCAGCGTAGTCCCTTCTGCAGGGTTACAGCTCAGATCCAGGTGGCTTATTCAGCTAAGTGGCAAACTTGTCCCCCATTCCTTGCACATCCCCTGTTGGCCCATTTCCTCCCCACACAATATTTTTGGCTCCGCCCCATCATTTAGAGAGCCAATAGTAATCCTGGAAAGGGTAGCGTGTGTGCGTCAACCGTTAAACATAGGAATGCCTCAGAACCCCTGTAGCTCGTAAGAAGCTCATAAGCTGGGCTAGCTCCGCCCTGTGGCCTCAAATTTGTTGCCACACCCCACCACATTTGTAGAGGCCACAGAGCCTCTGGTGCTTTCCAGCCATGGCTAGCTGGTATCACTACTATGATACTGACTACTATGTTCTGGAAGAATATGAGAGGGAAATAAACCCTGAATCTGAGCAAAGTGCAGCAGCGGCAGCAGAAGGTGGCCACAGTGAAGGAGCTGTAGGCCTCATGGACGACGTGAAGCCTGAGGGCCACCTGAATCAACTGGATGTCATGAACCAAGAGGGTGAAGTGAACCAGGAAGGAGATGTGAACCAGGAAAACAACAGTGACCATGAAGATGATGACGATGACCAGGATCCCCAGCAGGAGGACCTTGAGGAGTCAGTGGCTCCTCCATCCCGTCCCAGCAGGCGGCCACGAATCCCGTTTCAGTTCACGCCATGGCAGTTGGATGAACTGGAAAGTGTTTTTGAGGAAACTCAGTACCCTGATCTGCTCACAAGGTAATTGACTGGCTCCGGGAGGAACCTAGTCTTCCAAAGAGTACTTTTCCAGGGGGATTTTCCTCTCTCCTGTGCCCTTCAGGTCCCTGTCCTCagtaaccacccccccccccgcccccttccccctctccccccccccgcccccttccccctctccccccccccgcccccttccccctctcccccccccccgcccccttccccctctccccccccctcgcccccttccccctctccccccccccgcccccttccccctctcccccccaccgcctcttccccctctcccccctccccatccccccacctctcccccatctcccccactcccccctctccccctctctccctctccccgccccccccccgcctccgccccctcccccccaccgcctccgccccctcccccctccccctgcctctcccccctctccctcccctgcctcacccccctctccccatctctcttccccctctccccccgcctccccccctcccccgtctccccccccccccctccccctcctctcccgcCCCCCCTCTCCATGAGATCGTGTGACAGGTGGGGGTATGCCATGTGATTTTCATGTAGTATTGGTATGAATTAACTCTCAAAACTGTTTGGTgccacttgtttatttttttgttttgttttgtttttaaattgtagtaAAATACACAGAAACATGAAATTTACTATCTAAatcagttgcttttttttttttttttttggtactggggattgaacccgggagtgctttactactgaatcatatacccagacctttttattttttcttttgagaccgggtttcacttagttgcttagggcctcccttagttgctgagactggcctagaacttgtagtcctcctacctcaccctccCAAGTGGCGGTGGGGGTGTTACAGTCATCTGCTACTGTGCCTGGTTCTAAATCACTTTTGAAGTAGAACTTAGCAGTGTTAAATATTTGCATGTTGCCGTGGGACAGATCTTCAGAACTCTCTTCACGAGGCCAAAATGAAACTATACCCATTGAACGATACCCCATTCCCCTCCCCAAAGCCCTGAAAACCAAATTTCATTCTATGAATTTGACAATTCTAGGTACCTCAAATAAGGGAAATCATATGGTATTTATCTATttctgattggcttatttcactttgcataatctCCTCAAGGTTATCCATGGTGTAGCATGtgtcagcatttttttcttttttaaggcagagtaatattctgttgtgtgaaCATAActattttgttcatcatttgtGGAGGGACATGTGGCTctcatgaataatgctgctatgaacatggggtATACAAATATCTCTTCATATCCAGGTTTTCAATATTGTGAGTATATACCCAGaaatagaattgctggatcatatggtataatattttgaggaacctTCGTACTCTTTTGTAGTAACTGCATTATTTGATATTTCTACCAGAGTGCActagggttccaatttctccatggGCTTATTTTCTGGGTTTTAATAGTAGGTATCCTAGTAGGTATGATATAATGTcactattgttttttttatttaaaaaaagtttttttagttatagatggacagcatgcctttattttatttacttatttttatgtggtgcagaggatcgaacccagtgcctcacatgtgctaggcaagagctctgccactgagctacagctccagccctcactgtgtttttgatttgcatttcaagaGTGATTAGTAATGTTGAGTATTTTTCCATGTACTTTGTgatcatatgtatatattctttggagaaatgtctcttTATCTCCATTGCCTGTTTTTAAAACCCAGGTGGAAATTTCGATCCCCAGCTTATCAGGGCTGCTCTGTAACCTATTGCAATAccaatttgcaaatgttttctcccattctgtgaatTTGTTCTTACTTCTTGATTATGTCCTTTGATATATAAAAGGTTTTCATTTTGCGAGAGTCCaacttatctatttttctttcattacgTGTGCTGTTGGCCTgattatgtaataaaattttttattgaattcagggcctttgttttatttatttatttttatgtggtgctgaggatcgaactcagtgcctcatgcatgctagtcaagtgctctgccactgagctacagctccagccctattaatttatttttaaaaattggatcaTTATAgttaaaagtggaattcattgtaatatattcatatgcatatataacatagtttggtcaatttcattatTCAGTTtctccccttcccatccctccttcaTCCCCCTTCCCccctcaattcccttcctctactccatagTTCTCCCACCTATTTTCATGAGAatcctcccttttttaaaaaagtccatATTTTCTGTCTAGCTTCCACctctaagagaaaacattcaacacttGACATTCTAAGTCTagcttatttctaatttttatttttaaaaatagtacattaggggctgggattgtggctcagtggtagagcgctcgcctagcatgggcacgggttcgatcctcagcaccacataaaaataaaggcgttATGTTGTGTCagtctacacctaaaaaatacattaaaaaaatagtacattaatATTATTTGTCTTGACATTGCATTGCTAACACTACCTTCAAGTTTGTGGTGAGATCAAACCATTTCTAAAGAGAGACTGGATCTGagtatcatataaaaatatatttaggggGGATTTCAAGGAGAGATTGTATATTTGAGAACTAGCACTGAACCTGTATACTATATTTCATTTCATCCATAATACTGAATACTGAATATCTGTGTTTTTTCTCCACAGAAGAGAGCTTGGAAGACAAATGAATGTTCCAGAAGCCAAAGTGCAGGTCAGTAAATCTGAAGAAACAATTTGTCAGGGCAGTAATTCTACCTGCTTTATGACATGGATATTTTTATCCTAGACATTTGCaaaatggtttgtttttgttgtatttgttaattgggcaaacaaattttgaaatttagtCTTTGTGGGTGAAAAATGGAATAAGTAAATTCAAGTTTGtggttctttttcattattagaGGGTATGTGATTtcctataaaagaaaacaaaacaaaggaacaagctgcttttcctattttgtgtACAGAATCAAAGatataattatatacacatatgataCATGAATGTATTCGATGTAGTTCAAGTTTTTGACACTAATATACTTTatggagcattttttaaaagattttgaatttCAACTTTATTACTGTTTGTATTTGTGTCATTTACAGAAGTCacttagcctcttttttttttttttttttttggtgctggggattgaacccagggccttgtgcatgggaggcaagtactctaccaactgagctatatcctcagatagatatatatatatatatatatatatatatatatatatatatatatttttttttttttttttttggtactggtgattgaactctggggcacttaaccactgagtcacattcccagcccttttttgattttatttagagacagggtctcactgagttgcttagcatctcactgagttgcttagtgccttgctaagttgctgaggctggctttgaacttgagatcctcctgcctcagccttctgagcccctagaattacaggcgtgcgccatcaCACCCGCATTCAATACCTAAAGAAATCATTAACCTCTTTATGGAGCATTTTTACGTGGAGTCAGGTTGCAGCATAACCTTACCTTGGAAGCATTCAAATTGATGGAGGAAGGACCAAGGTTATAAGAGGGTTCAGTTGtactaaattatttaaaactaagtAAGCAtaagcactttatttttaaaaaaattttttttgtagttgtagatggacagaatgcctttattttatttgtttatttttatatggtgctgaggatcaaacccactgcctcacacatgccaggcaagcgctctaccactgagctacagtcccagcccagcgTAAGCACTTTAAATAAATGGATTTATAAATACTGGGATGAGACAGTAATTCATCCAAAGAACACATTCTATGAATAAGTAATGTATGTATCAATTGAGCTGAGACTGATGTGGGAAGATACCTGAAAAGCCCAAGTGTCTGATCCTCCTCCTTTTAGTTTGTAAATTTTTGGtaagatgaaatggaaaatggCAATTTTCAATTTGAATTGCCCACATGTTATGACATGTCTACTTCAAATTATTGCCAAAGAAGTCACATTATGATTGTGATAGGACAAAAGGTTTCAAGATTTGAAAATGTATCTAAAGAgtgaaatgaacaaaaaatattgaattaattttatttaacctaaGAAGGATGAGAAGGGTATAGACAAAGTTACAAAAGGCAAAATACACCTTGCAGGTGCAATGTTAAATGCATAGGTGAATCTTCTCTTGAATATTTGCTAActtggaaaaatacatttttttttcctttttggtggtAGTATTTTGAAGAGGCAGGTTTTGTGGAATTTGTTTCCCTAAACAGAGCCCTCATTTCAGGGTAAATTTGTACCTGTCTTGGATTGAATACTTTTCATTCCTTCAGGCAGTGATAACTAATATGTAGGCAGGTCATGGAATCAGACAGTGATTACATAAGAACAATAACCAAAGTGATaaattcaaaacaacaacaaaaaatgaaagaaacatcaGGATGACCTTACTATTATTATTAGCTTTGTTGCAGCATGCATGTATGAATGCAGTGATGGAAAAAGGCTGTGGACATGATGGTGGGTGCCCAGAAAAGTAGCTTCACAAAGCAAGCCACTGAGCACTGGTGTACTAATGCCACATGCCAGGCTGCACAGTCAAGCCTGGCTCAGGTGGGAGAAGTTGGGAAGCGGTTGTGAGCATTTCTTAGGGTGGTAAGGCAaagtcagaagaaaagaaaatctgaaggTATGATGAGTTGCTTTTGCCCTCCCTGGATCACATGTCTCTCTGTGGAGTTCTAAAGGGAACTTGAGCTACAGGAGACAAAGGAGGGAAAAACCCAGATGTTCTCAACTACTTCATACTCTGCAGGGAGAATTTCTCAAGATACTTAACATGTGATTTCCCCTTCTCTTTTGCAAATATAATAAAAGTGTTTTAGGAAACCAGTCTTGGGAATACCGACTTGATAATAGCCCACACCATCAGTCCATtgtaagctttctttttttttttaaacttttacatttttttatactttgtttttatgtggtgctgaggattgaacccagtgcctcatgtgtgctaggcaagcgctctaccactgaatcacaaccccagccactttCTTTACGTTTATGTAGACTTGACCAATGGTACCTTTGTACCCCACCTCAATGTGAGCTCCTTTAAAGTGACTTTCTTTAGATTATATGTTCATGTGTCACCATTTGCAATTTGGGAACTTCccaaataattaaatacaatggAAATCTCATTTGGTAAGAGGATAGTGATatacaacagtttttttttttttttggtactggggattgaacccaggagcacttaaccactgagccatatcctcaaccctttttatattttatttagagccaacgcctcactaagtttctgaggctagctttgaacttgagatcctcctgccccagccccccccgcccaagccactaggattacagatgtgcacagCCATGCTTGGctgacaggtttttaaaaatctatttgcattttaataattgGCAGGAAATTTACAGAAGAGCCCATTTTGTGACTCCCACTCATCCCTCATTTTGGTCAGGATGCAGACTGTACTTTATCTGGTTACCAGACGGGTTATCATGAGTGACCAGGAGCAACTCACAAACTAGACCTGCATTCAATACCTAAAGAAAtcattaaagaatattaaaattggaAGGAGGGAAACAAAAGTATTCACTCTTTTCCAGAGGGTACAGACCTGGTGCTCACTAAGGATGAGCTAAAGAAGGTCAGTTGTGTTCTTACATTTCctaatattttggttttttgtttgtttgtttgtttttgtttttgtttatggtgctggggatggaacccagtgctcaTGGATTCTACACAAGTattccaccactgaactatagctcAGGCTCCCTAAGGTATTTgagtaatgaaaaataatttctgactggtatagtggtgcatgcctgtaatgccaacaatatgggaagctgaggcaagagatcatgagttcaaggtcagcctcagcaatttagcaagaccctgtctcaaaaagagggctggagatgtagctcagcggtaaagcccCCCTTGGAtgcaatcccagtaccaaaaataaataacaacaacaaaaaagtttctGCTGTGCAATCCAAAATCTGAGTAGCCTATAAAGCTGCATGATGTGTTTTTTCCATTATGGCATTAACTGTTCAAAATACTAAACCGATCCCTTTTCCCCTCTGATTACAGACATGGTTTAACAATAGGAGAGCCAAATATAGGAAAAGTCAGAGGGAATCAATGCTCAGACGTATTCCGCCTGGTGTCCCAGA
Coding sequences:
- the LOC114082108 gene encoding homeobox protein Rhox13-like; this translates as MASWYHYYDTDYYVLEEYEREINPESEQSAAAAAEGGHSEGAVGLMDDVKPEGHLNQLDVMNQEGEVNQEGDVNQENNSDHEDDDDDQDPQQEDLEESVAPPSRPSRRPRIPFQFTPWQLDELESVFEETQYPDLLTRRELGRQMNVPEAKVQTWFNNRRAKYRKSQRESMLRRIPPGVPDYIFMTDVEEP